A window from Triticum aestivum cultivar Chinese Spring chromosome 6D, IWGSC CS RefSeq v2.1, whole genome shotgun sequence encodes these proteins:
- the LOC123141298 gene encoding uncharacterized protein: MKSTVLRGSAFRGAIPAAAAGRLSGVEGVAVVLQPSHSRRLHSSTRADLPPKSSLDELDALYEVVRATKVSSLSNDILTRIIERVRATKVSSLSNDILTRIIESSSNARREFVQKEVRRTWMICAATVGGFFTGLLITRKMDNKTERELGNETYDNLAK; this comes from the exons atgAAATCGACGGTGCTGCGAGGGTCCGCCTTCCGCGGTGCCATCCCAGCGGCGGCTGCCGGTAGGCTTTCAGGGGTAGAGGGAGTAGCGGTCGTCCTCCAGCCCTCACACAGCCGTCGGCTGCATTCCTCTACTCGAGCTGATTTGCCTCCCAAGTCTTCACTAGACGAG TTAGATGCACTGTATGAGGTGGTTCGAGCAACCAAGGTTTCCTCATTGAGTAATGATATCCTTACGCGCATCATTGAGAGGGTTCGAGCAACCAAGGTTTCCTCATTGAGTAATGATATCCTTACGCGCATCATTGAGAG CTCTTCAAATGCTCGTAGGGAGTTTGTCCAGAAGGAAGTGCGGAGGACATGGATGATTTGTGCTGCAACAGTAGGTGGTTTTTTCACTGGATTATTAATAACAAGGAAGATGGATAACAAGACAGAGAGAGAGCTCGGGAATGAAACTTACGACAACCTCGCGAAGTAG
- the LOC123143977 gene encoding protein G1-like1, whose amino-acid sequence MEMSGVSAVDSPGSGSASSALGAPRPSRYESQKRRDWQTFGQYLRNHRPPLELARCSGAHVLEFLRYLDQFGKTKVHTAGCPFFGHPSPPAPCPCPLKQAWGSLDALVGRLRAAFEEHGGRPEANPFGARAVRLYLRDVRDGQAKARGIAYEKKRRKRHPQTSSKQKQQAAAASAAASPAPVDRPDMRHGMLEQTHYLFPMHAHLFQGHFLAPAPDGDPVGALDGVVPAGDDIVMVMAAAAAAAEAHAAGCMMPLSVFN is encoded by the coding sequence ATGGAAATGTCTGGCGTGAGCGCGGTGGACAGCCCTGGAAGCGGCAGCGCGTCGTCGGCGCTGGGAGCGCCGCGGCCGAGCAGGTACGAGTCGCAGAAGCGGCGGGACTGGCAGACGTTCGGGCAGTACCTACGGAACCACCGCCCCCCGCTGGAGCTGGCGCGGTGCAGCGGCGCGCACGTGCTGGAGTTCCTCCGGTACCTGGACCAGTTCGGCAAGACCAAGGTGCACACCGCGGGGTGCCCCTTCTTCGGCCACCCATCGCCGCCGGCCCCGTGCCCGTGCCCGCTGAAGCAGGCGTGGGGGTCCCTGGACGCGCTGGTGGGCCGTCTCCGCGCCGCCTTCGAGGAGCACGGCGGACGCCCGGAGGCCAACCCGTTCGGGGCGCGCGCCGTGAGGCTCTACCTCCGCGACGTCCGCGACGGCCAGGCCAAGGCGCGCGGCATCGCCTACGAGAAGAAGCGCCGGAAGAGGCACCCCCAGACGTCGTCCAAGCAGaagcagcaggcggcggcggcctccgccgcggccaGCCCGGCGCCCGTGGACAGGCCCGACATGCGGCATGGCATGCTGGAGCAGACGCACTACCTGTTCCCCATGCACGCGCACCTGTTCCAGGGACACTTCCTGGCGCCGGCGCCCGACGGCGACCCCGTGGGAGCCCTGGATGGCGTAGTCCCCGCCGGGGATGACATCGTGATGGTGATGGCGGCCGCGGCAGCCGCCGCCGAGGCGCACGCTGCCGGGTGCATGATGCCGCTGTCCGTGTTCAACTAG